Proteins encoded by one window of Blautia faecicola:
- a CDS encoding metal-sensing transcriptional repressor has protein sequence MGEHVHVLEDGTVVKHSHTHSHENTKAVINRLSRAIGHLESIRRMVEEGRDCSEVLIQLSAVKSAINNTGKVILQDHIQHCIVDAVQDGDMEALEELNKAIDRFMK, from the coding sequence ATGGGAGAGCATGTACATGTACTGGAAGATGGAACGGTTGTCAAGCACAGTCATACCCATTCCCATGAAAACACAAAAGCGGTGATCAACCGGCTGTCGCGGGCCATCGGTCATCTGGAATCCATTCGCCGGATGGTGGAGGAAGGCAGAGACTGTTCGGAAGTACTGATCCAGCTTTCCGCAGTAAAGTCGGCAATCAATAACACCGGAAAAGTGATTTTACAGGATCACATACAGCATTGTATTGTGGACGCAGTTCAGGACGGGGATATGGAGGCCCTCGAGGAACTGAACAAAGCAATCGATCGCTTTATGAAATAA
- a CDS encoding xanthine phosphoribosyltransferase gives MQLLEERILKDGIVKPGNVLKVDSFLNHQMDIEFINELGKEFKRRFADAPITKILTIEASGIGIACLVAQYFHVPVVFAKKAQSLNLDGEMFTSKVESFTHKKVYDVILSKKFLGPEDHVLLIDDFLANGCALMGLIDIVNKSRATLEGAGIVIEKGFQEGGKKIRDMGVRLESLAIVDSMTDDSLTFRPNN, from the coding sequence ATGCAGCTTTTAGAAGAACGTATCTTAAAGGACGGAATTGTCAAACCGGGAAATGTTTTAAAGGTTGACAGTTTCTTAAATCACCAGATGGACATCGAATTTATCAACGAACTGGGAAAAGAGTTCAAACGCCGGTTCGCTGACGCACCGATCACAAAGATTCTTACCATCGAGGCTTCCGGTATCGGTATTGCCTGTCTGGTTGCCCAGTATTTCCATGTTCCGGTTGTTTTCGCAAAGAAAGCACAGAGCCTGAATCTGGACGGAGAGATGTTTACCTCCAAAGTAGAATCTTTTACACACAAGAAAGTATACGACGTTATCCTTTCCAAAAAGTTCCTCGGACCGGAAGATCATGTACTTCTGATCGATGACTTCCTGGCAAACGGATGCGCACTGATGGGACTGATCGATATCGTCAACAAATCCAGAGCTACCCTGGAGGGTGCCGGCATCGTCATCGAAAAAGGCTTCCAGGAAGGCGGAAAGAAGATCCGTGATATGGGTGTCCGCCTCGAGTCTCTGGCAATCGTGGATTCCATGACCGACGATTCCCTGACCTTCCGTCCGAACAACTAA
- a CDS encoding amidophosphoribosyltransferase: protein MGGIFGVASKSNCVSDLFFGTDYHSHLGTRRGGMAVYGKESGFNRAIHNIQNAPFRTKFERDVQELEGTLGIGCISDTEPQPLLVQSHLGSFAITTVGKINNMDELVKRSFANGCTHFLEMSGGDINATEMVASLINQKSSLIEGIRYAQDVIEGSMTMLVMTPEGIYAARDRLGRTPLILGKKEDAICASFENFAYFNLGYHDYKELGPSEIVFFTPDGVETVSPAKNEMKICSFLWVYYGYPTSSYEGINVEQMRYNCGDMLAKRDNVSADIVAGVPDSGTAHAIGYANRSGIPFARPFIKYTPTWPRSFMPAHQRQREQIAHMKLIPVRELIKDKSMVLIDDSIVRGTQLGQTTQFLYESGAKEVHIRPACPPLLYGCKYLNFSRSKSEMDLITRRVIQKREGTVTEAILEDYANPDSHNYHEMLDEIGKQLNFTSLRYHRLDDMVASIGLEPCKVCTYCFDGKE, encoded by the coding sequence ATGGGTGGAATTTTTGGAGTTGCATCAAAAAGCAATTGTGTGTCTGATTTATTTTTTGGAACGGACTATCATTCTCATCTTGGTACACGCCGGGGTGGCATGGCAGTCTACGGCAAAGAAAGCGGATTCAACCGGGCGATCCACAATATCCAGAACGCTCCCTTCCGTACAAAATTTGAACGGGACGTGCAGGAATTAGAGGGTACTCTCGGTATCGGCTGTATCTCTGATACAGAACCGCAACCGCTTTTAGTTCAGTCTCATCTGGGAAGTTTTGCGATCACAACTGTTGGTAAGATCAATAATATGGACGAACTGGTAAAACGTTCTTTCGCCAACGGCTGCACACATTTTCTCGAAATGAGCGGCGGAGATATTAACGCTACAGAGATGGTGGCATCTCTCATCAATCAGAAATCTTCTCTGATCGAAGGCATTCGCTACGCGCAGGATGTTATTGAAGGATCTATGACCATGCTGGTTATGACTCCTGAAGGTATCTATGCGGCCAGAGACCGATTAGGCCGTACTCCACTGATCCTCGGAAAGAAAGAGGATGCGATCTGCGCTTCTTTTGAGAACTTTGCTTATTTTAATCTCGGTTACCATGACTACAAAGAACTGGGACCATCTGAGATTGTCTTCTTTACACCGGATGGTGTGGAAACTGTTTCTCCGGCAAAAAATGAAATGAAGATCTGCTCCTTCTTATGGGTCTACTATGGTTATCCGACCTCTTCCTACGAAGGAATCAACGTGGAACAGATGCGTTACAACTGCGGTGATATGCTTGCAAAACGTGACAATGTATCTGCCGATATCGTTGCAGGTGTTCCGGATTCCGGTACTGCACATGCCATCGGTTATGCCAACCGTTCCGGTATTCCGTTTGCCCGCCCATTTATCAAATATACCCCGACCTGGCCGCGTTCTTTTATGCCGGCACATCAGCGTCAGAGAGAGCAGATTGCTCACATGAAACTGATCCCGGTTCGTGAACTGATCAAAGACAAGAGCATGGTGCTGATCGACGACTCTATCGTGCGTGGTACACAGCTTGGTCAGACAACCCAGTTCCTGTACGAGAGCGGTGCGAAAGAAGTACATATCCGTCCGGCATGTCCGCCGTTATTATACGGATGTAAATACCTGAACTTCTCCCGTTCCAAATCCGAGATGGATCTGATCACTCGCCGTGTGATCCAGAAACGGGAAGGTACGGTGACGGAAGCGATTCTGGAAGATTACGCCAATCCGGATTCTCACAACTATCACGAAATGCTTGATGAAATCGGCAAACAGCTGAACTTTACTTCTCTTCGCTATCATCGTCTCGACGATATGGTGGCTTCCATCGGACTCGAACCATGCAAAGTTTGTACTTACTGCTTTGACGGAAAAGAATAA
- a CDS encoding DUF4234 domain-containing protein, whose protein sequence is MRIKRRNGLVSALLGLVTCGLYHIFFWYQYGEDTNWVCRDDRKMTQNYIVAWILSWITCGIYGLYWTYQLASRLDQAGDRYNVHIESPVIFTIVMHIPFLSYFYACDVMNNFADAYEKTAPQQTESQRDYYYYTGNTTAQTPPPVWPTSGSNPNGTSVNPNGFDFKSTMEDVGNNLKDKAKELFGENHPSNSSQNQQPVRTAGTCPNCGAELEPGAEYCKKCGYPVEK, encoded by the coding sequence ATGAGAATAAAAAGAAGAAATGGTCTGGTCAGTGCACTGCTAGGGCTCGTGACCTGCGGTCTGTATCATATCTTTTTCTGGTATCAGTATGGGGAAGATACCAACTGGGTTTGCAGAGATGACCGGAAAATGACGCAGAATTATATCGTGGCATGGATCCTTTCCTGGATCACCTGTGGCATCTACGGACTGTACTGGACGTATCAGCTGGCATCCCGGCTGGATCAGGCAGGTGACCGCTACAACGTGCATATCGAATCACCGGTGATCTTTACGATTGTGATGCATATTCCGTTTTTATCGTACTTTTATGCCTGTGATGTGATGAACAATTTCGCAGACGCCTATGAAAAGACCGCACCACAGCAGACCGAAAGCCAGCGGGATTATTACTACTATACCGGGAATACCACAGCCCAGACACCGCCGCCGGTATGGCCGACTTCCGGTTCCAATCCGAATGGCACATCGGTGAATCCAAACGGTTTTGATTTCAAATCCACAATGGAAGATGTGGGAAATAATCTGAAAGATAAGGCAAAAGAGCTTTTTGGAGAGAATCATCCGTCAAACAGCAGTCAGAATCAGCAGCCGGTCAGAACGGCAGGTACCTGCCCGAACTGTGGAGCAGAACTTGAACCCGGAGCAGAGTACTGTAAAAAATGCGGATATCCGGTGGAAAAATAA
- a CDS encoding DUF2752 domain-containing protein → MHLEIIFKDPNRKKIFLSKTKTLCAVILSYHLLTWFTGCPFRFFFGISCPGCGMTRALLAALRLDFAAAFSYHPLFFLLPFFLLGYYLDPWINWSRHYLLLGSVAALFVLTYLVRLLFLHDPVVTWHPASGTLLKPFFHLLNIKLPG, encoded by the coding sequence ATGCATCTGGAAATCATTTTCAAAGATCCCAACCGGAAAAAAATATTTTTATCCAAAACAAAAACGTTATGCGCGGTCATCCTTTCCTACCATCTGCTGACCTGGTTTACCGGCTGTCCGTTCCGCTTCTTTTTCGGCATCTCCTGCCCCGGCTGTGGAATGACCCGCGCGCTTCTCGCCGCTCTGCGCCTGGACTTTGCCGCCGCATTTTCCTACCATCCGTTGTTTTTCCTGCTGCCGTTTTTCCTGCTGGGATATTATCTCGATCCCTGGATTAACTGGAGCCGTCACTATCTTCTTCTCGGATCTGTAGCTGCCCTCTTTGTGCTCACCTACCTGGTTCGCCTGCTGTTCCTTCACGATCCGGTTGTAACCTGGCATCCGGCTTCCGGAACCCTCTTAAAACCATTCTTTCATCTTTTAAACATAAAACTTCCGGGATAG
- a CDS encoding AzlD domain-containing protein: MSTKYIIASMFVMALTTYVIRMLPMAIFRKKINDKRVQSFLYYVPYAVLSAMTFPAIFSSTGSEVSAVVGCVVAIVLAYMKRGLLTVAVGAAGAVFLVQMIGF; this comes from the coding sequence GTGAGTACAAAGTATATTATTGCCAGTATGTTTGTGATGGCATTGACAACTTATGTGATCCGTATGCTTCCAATGGCAATTTTTCGAAAAAAGATTAATGACAAACGAGTACAGTCGTTTCTGTATTACGTGCCCTATGCGGTGCTTTCGGCGATGACCTTTCCGGCGATTTTTTCCAGTACGGGATCTGAGGTGAGTGCAGTTGTCGGCTGTGTGGTGGCGATTGTGCTGGCGTATATGAAACGGGGATTGCTTACTGTGGCTGTCGGAGCTGCGGGGGCGGTTTTTCTTGTACAGATGATTGGATTTTAA
- a CDS encoding AzlC family ABC transporter permease: protein MKKSEFLQGIRHGIPICLGYFSVSAAFGITAVRSGLPLWTAVLISLTNVTSAGQFAGVNLMVAGSSMIEIAMTTLIINIRYFLMSLSVSQKVESKMSMKKRLGIAYGITDEIFAVSMQQPRELTASYMAGLILTPVVGWTLGTFVGGAATQLMPQKLSSAMGIALYGMFIAIIIPPAREQKSVLFTVILAIAASVAFSSLPVLKHLSGGWAIILITILVSGIAAWLFPRNEEENAG, encoded by the coding sequence ATGAAAAAGAGTGAATTTTTACAGGGAATTCGTCACGGAATTCCCATTTGTTTGGGATACTTTTCAGTATCGGCGGCATTTGGAATTACAGCGGTTCGTTCCGGCCTGCCGCTATGGACAGCTGTGTTAATATCCCTGACGAATGTAACCAGTGCAGGTCAGTTTGCAGGGGTGAATCTGATGGTAGCCGGAAGTTCTATGATTGAGATTGCCATGACCACGCTGATCATTAATATCCGTTATTTTCTGATGTCTCTGTCTGTTTCTCAGAAAGTGGAAAGTAAGATGTCCATGAAGAAGAGACTGGGGATCGCTTATGGAATCACAGATGAGATTTTTGCGGTTTCCATGCAGCAGCCCAGGGAATTAACAGCCTCCTATATGGCCGGACTGATTCTGACGCCGGTTGTTGGCTGGACGCTTGGGACTTTTGTGGGTGGTGCTGCCACCCAGCTGATGCCGCAGAAATTATCCAGTGCCATGGGAATTGCTTTGTATGGTATGTTTATTGCCATTATCATTCCTCCGGCCAGAGAACAAAAAAGTGTGCTGTTCACGGTGATCTTGGCAATCGCAGCAAGTGTTGCTTTTTCCAGTCTTCCTGTGCTGAAACATCTGTCTGGTGGCTGGGCGATCATTTTGATCACGATTCTGGTCAGTGGGATTGCGGCATGGTTATTTCCGAGAAATGAGGAGGAGAATGCAGGGTGA
- a CDS encoding LacI family DNA-binding transcriptional regulator, whose protein sequence is MREMITIKEIADQLGVSATTVSNVLNGRARKMSQETRQRVEEALLRNHYVKEKKNNRGEPQHHLVAVYICLGKKKHVLTDPFCGSLLEGIDRELRKYDRAMVCGTVDDNESFAKVLQNSNLEGAILLGCEAEFCTALVHQIPIPIVFVDSYGEGFDNIGLEDYEGGYEMTSYLIGQGHRKIAFFGDQQPPMGSNLYRFRGLQKAMEEHKLEVDKDDYFYLPQHDNYRHEVLRQFAQNVKESGYTAAFFTSDFLANEAISIFYSQGISVPEDLSVSGFDDNIYARLSRPMLTTVRQKPEEKGKEAVGLLMRRIYGEEVPVGRMRLPTELIVRESVRNLADR, encoded by the coding sequence ATGAGAGAAATGATCACGATTAAGGAAATTGCAGATCAGCTGGGGGTCAGTGCCACAACTGTTTCCAATGTGTTAAATGGACGCGCAAGAAAAATGTCACAGGAGACCAGACAACGTGTCGAAGAGGCATTGCTCCGTAATCATTATGTGAAAGAAAAGAAAAACAACAGAGGGGAACCGCAGCATCATCTGGTAGCGGTCTATATTTGTCTTGGAAAGAAAAAACATGTGCTGACGGATCCCTTTTGTGGGAGCCTGTTGGAGGGAATTGACCGGGAACTGCGCAAATACGATCGCGCCATGGTTTGCGGAACGGTAGACGATAATGAGAGTTTTGCAAAAGTACTGCAGAATTCCAATCTGGAAGGTGCGATCCTGCTTGGCTGTGAAGCAGAGTTTTGTACCGCTCTGGTACATCAGATCCCCATTCCCATTGTTTTTGTGGATTCCTATGGAGAAGGATTTGACAATATCGGATTAGAAGACTATGAGGGTGGGTATGAGATGACCTCTTATCTGATCGGTCAGGGACATCGAAAGATTGCCTTTTTTGGGGATCAGCAACCTCCAATGGGAAGTAATCTGTATAGATTTCGCGGACTGCAGAAAGCGATGGAAGAACATAAGCTGGAGGTTGACAAAGATGATTATTTTTATCTTCCCCAACATGATAATTACCGACACGAAGTGCTGCGGCAGTTTGCACAAAACGTGAAGGAAAGCGGGTACACGGCGGCGTTTTTTACCTCGGATTTTCTGGCAAATGAAGCTATCAGTATCTTTTATTCGCAAGGAATCTCTGTGCCGGAAGACCTGTCGGTAAGCGGTTTCGATGATAATATTTATGCAAGACTTTCCAGGCCGATGCTTACGACCGTGCGGCAGAAGCCGGAAGAAAAGGGAAAAGAAGCAGTTGGGCTTCTGATGCGGCGCATCTATGGAGAAGAGGTGCCGGTGGGCAGGATGAGACTGCCCACGGAATTAATTGTACGGGAAAGTGTTCGCAATTTGGCTGACAGATAG
- a CDS encoding sugar O-acetyltransferase, giving the protein MHLEERIKNGMTFYEHGHTDPIDIEQEKELEAQRRHCKEVMFDYNNTRPSEDVKKKEILKGILGHCTNRVFIESPVHMSYGNHVHLGDQFYANFNLVIIDDMDVYIGNQVMIGPNVTICTTGHPVYPLYREMGAHYSLPIHIGNKVWIGANSVVLPGVTIGENSVIGAGSIVTRDIPANVVAVGNPCRVIREITERDREYYFRDMKVDFPYTLREEG; this is encoded by the coding sequence ATGCACTTAGAGGAGCGAATCAAAAACGGGATGACTTTTTATGAACATGGACATACAGATCCGATCGATATCGAACAGGAAAAGGAACTGGAAGCGCAGAGACGTCACTGCAAAGAAGTGATGTTTGACTATAACAACACCCGTCCGAGCGAGGATGTGAAGAAAAAAGAAATTCTGAAAGGGATTCTCGGGCATTGTACGAACCGTGTGTTTATTGAAAGTCCGGTACATATGTCTTACGGTAATCATGTTCATCTGGGGGATCAGTTTTATGCCAATTTCAATCTGGTCATCATAGATGATATGGATGTGTATATTGGCAATCAGGTCATGATCGGTCCCAATGTAACCATCTGTACCACCGGTCATCCGGTCTATCCGCTGTATCGAGAGATGGGTGCACATTATTCGCTGCCTATCCACATTGGCAATAAGGTCTGGATCGGAGCAAATTCTGTTGTGCTCCCGGGGGTAACGATCGGAGAGAATTCGGTGATCGGTGCGGGAAGTATCGTTACGAGAGATATTCCTGCCAATGTGGTTGCCGTGGGCAACCCATGCCGTGTGATACGCGAGATTACAGAAAGAGACCGGGAATATTATTTCCGGGATATGAAAGTAGATTTTCCATATACCTTACGAGAAGAAGGATGA
- the greA gene encoding transcription elongation factor GreA — MGERLTKHDVEKIEKEIEYRKLVVRKDAIEAVKEARAQGDLSENFEYYAAKKEKNQNESRIRYLERMLKTAVVISEESKEDEVGLNNTVTLYMEDDDEEEIYRLVTSIRGNSLSGLISTESPIGKAILGHKVGDRVEIKVSDDFSYYVVIRKIDKTESEEDDKIRSF, encoded by the coding sequence GTGGGAGAACGATTAACGAAACATGATGTGGAGAAAATAGAAAAAGAGATTGAATACCGGAAACTGGTAGTTCGAAAGGATGCTATCGAAGCAGTAAAAGAGGCAAGAGCCCAGGGCGATCTCAGCGAAAATTTTGAATACTATGCGGCAAAAAAAGAAAAAAATCAGAATGAGAGCCGGATCCGGTATCTGGAGAGAATGTTAAAGACAGCAGTTGTGATTTCAGAAGAGTCCAAAGAAGATGAAGTGGGACTAAATAATACGGTGACACTGTATATGGAAGATGACGATGAGGAGGAAATCTATCGTCTGGTAACTTCGATCCGCGGCAATTCTCTGAGCGGGCTGATCAGTACCGAATCACCGATCGGGAAAGCGATTCTTGGACATAAAGTGGGTGACCGGGTAGAGATTAAAGTCAGTGATGATTTTTCTTATTATGTAGTGATCCGGAAGATTGATAAGACAGAAAGCGAAGAGGACGATAAGATTCGGAGCTTTTAA
- a CDS encoding MATE family efflux transporter — protein METEPEQKKHLFTNKQLWALLVPVVVEQILNSLMGTADTMMVSNVGSAAISAVSLVDSINVLVIQVFAALAAGGTIICSQYMGQKNVKNATDAAKQLIFIITAIAVVLTVVCVVFQIPLLHLIFGKVEAEVMTNSEVYFLYTALSFPFIAVFNAGSSVFRAQENTRLPMTISVISNIMNIVGNAILIFGFHMGVAGAALSTLISRIFCAIVVMYFLRSPKEEICVRNYIKIRPDRHKIKMILALGIPTGIENGMFQFGKLAIQSTVSTLGTAAIAAQAMTNILENLNGIAAIGIGIGLMNVVGECIGAGRKDEAIYYTKKMCLVSEVVIIISCLLVFVLTKPIIHLGGMSAESGRMCFFMVTWITIIKPIVWVPAFIPAYSMRAAGDVKFSMILSCTTMWLCRVTLCVVLCRVFGFGPIAVWIGMFSDWTLRGIFYTLRFHGRKWLDHKVIE, from the coding sequence ATGGAAACAGAACCGGAACAAAAGAAACATCTATTTACTAACAAACAACTGTGGGCATTGCTGGTGCCGGTGGTTGTGGAACAGATTCTGAATTCTCTGATGGGAACGGCAGATACGATGATGGTCAGCAACGTGGGATCGGCGGCTATCTCGGCGGTATCGCTGGTGGATTCGATCAATGTGCTGGTGATCCAGGTGTTTGCTGCGCTGGCAGCAGGAGGAACCATCATCTGTTCCCAGTATATGGGACAAAAAAATGTAAAAAATGCCACCGATGCGGCAAAACAGCTGATTTTTATTATCACGGCGATTGCTGTAGTACTGACTGTAGTCTGTGTGGTATTTCAGATTCCACTGTTGCATCTGATCTTCGGAAAAGTGGAAGCGGAAGTAATGACTAATTCCGAGGTATACTTCCTGTATACAGCCCTTTCGTTTCCGTTTATTGCAGTTTTTAATGCGGGATCTTCCGTATTTCGGGCACAGGAAAATACGAGACTGCCTATGACCATCTCAGTGATCTCTAATATTATGAATATTGTGGGAAATGCGATTCTGATTTTCGGTTTCCATATGGGAGTGGCCGGTGCGGCACTGTCCACACTGATTTCAAGAATTTTCTGTGCGATCGTTGTCATGTATTTTCTGCGTAGTCCAAAAGAAGAAATATGTGTGCGAAATTACATAAAAATCCGCCCGGACAGGCATAAGATTAAGATGATACTGGCGCTTGGTATCCCGACGGGTATCGAAAACGGGATGTTTCAGTTTGGTAAGCTGGCGATCCAGTCTACGGTATCGACTCTTGGTACTGCGGCAATCGCAGCACAGGCGATGACAAATATTCTGGAAAATCTGAATGGTATTGCAGCCATCGGTATCGGCATCGGTCTGATGAATGTAGTAGGAGAGTGTATCGGTGCCGGAAGAAAGGATGAGGCGATATACTATACAAAAAAGATGTGCCTGGTATCTGAGGTAGTTATCATCATCAGTTGCCTGCTGGTGTTTGTACTGACAAAACCAATCATCCATCTTGGAGGTATGAGCGCAGAGAGTGGTAGGATGTGTTTCTTTATGGTGACCTGGATCACCATCATCAAACCAATCGTATGGGTACCGGCTTTTATTCCGGCATATTCCATGCGGGCGGCAGGCGATGTGAAATTCTCCATGATATTATCATGTACGACCATGTGGCTTTGCAGGGTAACATTATGTGTGGTTCTTTGTCGTGTTTTTGGTTTCGGACCGATTGCGGTCTGGATCGGTATGTTCTCTGACTGGACACTCCGTGGTATCTTTTATACCCTGCGGTTTCATGGAAGAAAATGGCTGGATCATAAGGTGATCGAGTAA
- a CDS encoding tRNA dihydrouridine synthase, with protein sequence MKYYMAPLEEVTGYVFRNAYHRYFYPFDKYFAPFVAAKEQKGRLFNYKERNDILPENNRGLVLIPQILTNNSEAFIRTAKGMREFGYEEINLNLGCPSKTVVNGGRGSGFLQDREGLRKFLDEIFEQLDMKISIKTRLGRYDPEEIGPLMEIFNGYPLEELIIHPRVREDFYGGTPRLDAFSGAYEVRKAPLCYNGDIFTVEDLERIEREFPQITAVMIGRGVLRHPGLTGQLHGKHLPEKSVWEAFAGQLRDEYVRISINEEKALFKLKEIWSYLRWSFPESTIWDRQMKVAGDLETFLYGMRKLLDTYDPEKIPEKRGIPGLHNR encoded by the coding sequence ATGAAATACTACATGGCTCCTCTCGAAGAAGTGACGGGATATGTATTTCGCAATGCATATCACAGGTATTTTTATCCATTTGATAAATATTTTGCCCCGTTTGTTGCGGCAAAAGAACAAAAGGGACGGCTCTTTAATTACAAAGAGCGGAACGATATTCTGCCGGAAAATAACCGGGGGCTGGTGCTGATCCCGCAGATCCTGACCAACAACAGCGAAGCTTTTATACGCACCGCGAAAGGTATGCGGGAATTCGGATACGAAGAGATCAATCTGAATCTCGGCTGCCCGTCAAAAACAGTGGTAAACGGTGGCAGAGGTTCCGGGTTTTTACAGGACAGAGAAGGACTGCGTAAATTCCTAGACGAGATTTTTGAACAACTGGACATGAAAATTTCCATCAAGACCAGACTGGGACGTTACGATCCTGAAGAGATTGGACCGCTGATGGAGATTTTTAACGGTTATCCGCTGGAAGAGCTGATTATTCATCCGCGGGTGAGGGAAGATTTTTATGGTGGAACACCACGGCTGGATGCATTTTCCGGGGCGTACGAGGTGCGGAAAGCACCGCTTTGTTATAACGGCGATATTTTTACGGTGGAGGATCTGGAAAGGATAGAAAGAGAATTTCCACAGATTACAGCGGTGATGATCGGAAGAGGTGTTCTTCGACATCCGGGACTGACCGGGCAGCTGCATGGAAAGCATTTACCGGAAAAATCGGTATGGGAAGCATTTGCCGGACAGCTGAGGGATGAATATGTAAGAATCTCGATCAATGAAGAGAAGGCACTGTTTAAATTAAAGGAAATCTGGAGCTATCTGCGCTGGTCTTTTCCGGAAAGTACTATCTGGGACCGACAGATGAAAGTGGCAGGAGATCTGGAAACATTTCTTTATGGAATGAGAAAGCTTCTGGATACTTACGATCCGGAAAAAATACCGGAAAAGAGAGGAATTCCGGGGTTGCATAATAGATAA